The genomic region TTCGGGCTCCCGGTTCCCGGTCTCGAACTGTTCACCCAGACCGAGTGGGACCCGGTCGCGACCGAGACGTTCTCGATGGTCCCGATGATCCACGGCACCGTCATGGTGACCATCATCGCGACCCTAGTCGCCGGGCCACTCGGCGTCGGCACCGCGCTGTTCATCAGCGAGATGGCCCCACCGACGGTTCGTGAACTCGTCAAGCCGGGCATCGAGATCCTCGCTGGCATCCCCTCCATCGTGTACGGCTTCATCGGGTTCACCATCCTGAGCCCGTGGGCATCCGACGCGTTCGACATCAACGGCCAGGGGACGTACCTCTTCGTCGGCCTCGTGGTCGGCCTGATGGCGCTCCCGACGGTCGTCTCCGTCGCCGAGGACGCGCTCAACAGCATCCCCGAGTCGATGAAGAGCGGCTCGCTCGCGCTCGGGACGACCGACTGGCAGACCATGACGAACATCACCATCCCGGCGGCGTTCTCCGGAGTCTCGGCTGCCGTCCTGCTGGGCGTCGGACGCGCCATCGGCGAGACCATGGCGGCCACCGTCATGCTCCGGAACTCCCCGGACATCGCGGAACCGCTCTACAACGTCTTCTACGGGTACGAGACGCTGACCTCGCTCATCGCGTCGCGCTACGGTGACGCCCACGGCCTGCAGTTCAACGCGCTGTTCGTGGCCGGCGTCATCCTGTTCATCACGGTCCTGACCCTCAGCATCGGCTCGCAGTACATCGAGGCCCGCATGAAACGGAATCTCGGGGGTGAGGAGTGATGAGTACGATCGAACGCTCCGACCTGGTCCGTGACGGCACCTCGACGGTCGAACTCGTCGCGGGCGCGACGGTCGCCCTCACTGCCGTGGTCTTCACGCTCGGGCTGACCTCGCTGTTCGGCCTCGTCTCCGTCACCGGGACGGTCGGCGGGCTACCCGTCCCCGTCCTGCTCGGGACCCTGCTCTCGCTCAGCGGCCTGCTCGTCGTCGGCTTCGGCCTCGCGTCGTACACCGGGATGGTCGATACCGACCCGCTCCCGACCGCCGGACTGGTCGCCGCCGTCGCGTTCTCCGGCGTCTGGTTCGTCATCGGCGGGCTGGTCGCCTCCCAGACGCTCGGCTTCGGCCTGGCGGGCTGGCTCGTCGCCGCCATCGCCACCGGTGGAGTCGCGTTCGCGGTGACCGTCTTCCCCCGCGAGGACATCGGGTCCACCGTCCCCGCTGGCGCGCTGTCGCTGCTCGCGGGCGTCGTGATGCTCACCGGCATCATCGGCCCCGGCTGGAAGTGGGCCCCGAACGGGCTCAACGCGGCGTTCTTCTACGACATCACCGCCCCGGTCATCGTCATGTTCTGTGCGCTGTACGTCGGCTGGGCGGCCGCGAAGGCCTACGGCGGCTTCGGCGCGCGCGGTCGACACCTCGGCGCACACGTCCTCGTCTACCTGACCGTCACGGCCATCATCGCGGTCCTCATCGGGCTCGTCGCCTTCGTGGTGATGAAGGGGATGCCCGGCGTCCTCCGGGGCGTCGAGGTCGGCCTCGGCGTCGGTCCCGCCTCGACCATCAACCTCTTCGGACTGAGCTACACCATCGTCTGGCCGCTCAACTGGCCCATCGTGATGAACGGTGTGGCGCTGCTCAACGACTACAACGGCGTCCTGCCGGCCATCGTCGGCACCATCTGGCTCGTCGTCGGGGCCGTCCTCTTCGCCGTCCCGCTCGGCATCGGGACCGCCATCTTCCTCAGCGAGTACGCCGAGGAGGGCCGGTTCACGCAGGTCGTCGAGGTCGCGACGAACGCCCTGTGGAGCACGCCGAGTATCGTCTTCGGCCTGTTCGGCTACGCGTTCCTCCTGCCGCGCTTCGGCGGGCAGAAGTCGCTGCTCTCGGGCATGCTCACGCTCGGGTTCATGCTGCTTCCCCTGGTGGTCATCACGAGCCGCGAGGCCATGCTCGCCGTTCCCGACGAGTACCGTGACGGCAGCGCCGCCCTCGGCGTCTCGAAGTGGCAGACCATCCGGAGCGTCGTGCTGCCGGCCGCGCTGCCCGGCGTGGTCACCGGCGTCATTCTGGGCGTCGGCCGCATCGCGGGCGAGACCGCGCCCATCCTGCTGACCATGGCCGGCGGAACGTTCGTGCCCGGGAGCCAGACCGCAGACGTCATCGGCGGCTTCCAGTTCACGGCCTCGCCGCCGTTCGTCACCAACCCCGAGCTGCTGCAGTCGACCAGCGCGCTCCCCTACCAGCTCTATGCCATCATCACGGCCGGGCTCAACAGCTCGAAGCTGGACCCGTGGGCGCTCGCGCTGGTGCTCCTCACCATCGTCCTGTCGTTCTACGCCATCGGCATCGTCACGCGCTACTACTTCCGCAAGAAACTGAACCAATGACAGAAACCACCACCCGAACGGAGCAGACGGAACAGCACGCGGCGTCGTCCACGACGACGACCGGCGAGACCGAAGAGGAGGTCCAGGACGAGTGGACCGACTACGAGTCCGAGAGCGAGACCAAACTCGCGGTCCGCGACCTCGACGTCTACTACGGGGACGACCACGCGCTCAAGAGCGTCTCCATGGACATCCCCGAGAAGAGCGTCACCGCGCTCATCGGCCCCTCGGGCTGTGGGAAGTCGACGTTCCTC from Haloarchaeobius sp. HME9146 harbors:
- the pstA gene encoding phosphate ABC transporter permease PstA — protein: MSTIERSDLVRDGTSTVELVAGATVALTAVVFTLGLTSLFGLVSVTGTVGGLPVPVLLGTLLSLSGLLVVGFGLASYTGMVDTDPLPTAGLVAAVAFSGVWFVIGGLVASQTLGFGLAGWLVAAIATGGVAFAVTVFPREDIGSTVPAGALSLLAGVVMLTGIIGPGWKWAPNGLNAAFFYDITAPVIVMFCALYVGWAAAKAYGGFGARGRHLGAHVLVYLTVTAIIAVLIGLVAFVVMKGMPGVLRGVEVGLGVGPASTINLFGLSYTIVWPLNWPIVMNGVALLNDYNGVLPAIVGTIWLVVGAVLFAVPLGIGTAIFLSEYAEEGRFTQVVEVATNALWSTPSIVFGLFGYAFLLPRFGGQKSLLSGMLTLGFMLLPLVVITSREAMLAVPDEYRDGSAALGVSKWQTIRSVVLPAALPGVVTGVILGVGRIAGETAPILLTMAGGTFVPGSQTADVIGGFQFTASPPFVTNPELLQSTSALPYQLYAIITAGLNSSKLDPWALALVLLTIVLSFYAIGIVTRYYFRKKLNQ
- the pstC gene encoding phosphate ABC transporter permease subunit PstC, translated to MTEPDSPGWQTAIQHRLTDAREVVEETEPPVLAAGALGLLSLLGAFVGFIVMSPLTVVLAGVFALTVGYGWVRHQPRTAHAVTLVMTASTILILGLITVFIFLEAWPMMEAATGTAFGLPVPGLELFTQTEWDPVATETFSMVPMIHGTVMVTIIATLVAGPLGVGTALFISEMAPPTVRELVKPGIEILAGIPSIVYGFIGFTILSPWASDAFDINGQGTYLFVGLVVGLMALPTVVSVAEDALNSIPESMKSGSLALGTTDWQTMTNITIPAAFSGVSAAVLLGVGRAIGETMAATVMLRNSPDIAEPLYNVFYGYETLTSLIASRYGDAHGLQFNALFVAGVILFITVLTLSIGSQYIEARMKRNLGGEE